From the genome of Campylobacterota bacterium, one region includes:
- a CDS encoding ribonucleotide-diphosphate reductase subunit beta translates to MNRKKIYNPTSSEHVNDRRIFGGNPTGIFELNNIKYQWAYNLWEMMLNNTWFPKEVDMTRDAVDYKYLTEMEKTAYDKALSQLIFMDSLQTNNLIDNVNPYVTAPEINLILVRQSFEEALHSQSYAVMVDSISQNSEEIYDLWRKDMMLKTKNDSIAARYEELASDPSESAFLKACFANQILEGIYFYSGFTYIYTLARSGKMLGSAQMIRFIQRDEVTHLVLFQNIINTLRRERSDLFTEKLIEEVYDMFRKAVELETAWGKYITQGQILGLTNEIVEQYIQYLADQRLSAVGLKPLYGVSHPIKWVDDFSKFNDQKTNFFEGTVTNYSKGSLSFDDF, encoded by the coding sequence ATGAACCGCAAGAAAATCTACAACCCGACTTCCAGCGAACACGTCAACGACCGGCGTATTTTCGGAGGGAACCCGACGGGGATTTTCGAGCTCAACAACATCAAGTACCAATGGGCCTACAACCTGTGGGAGATGATGCTCAACAACACGTGGTTCCCCAAAGAGGTCGACATGACCCGCGATGCGGTCGACTACAAATACCTCACCGAAATGGAAAAAACGGCGTACGATAAAGCTCTCTCTCAGCTCATCTTCATGGACTCGCTGCAAACGAACAACCTCATCGACAACGTCAACCCCTACGTGACGGCCCCCGAAATCAACCTCATCCTCGTACGCCAGTCTTTCGAAGAGGCGCTCCACTCCCAAAGCTACGCCGTCATGGTCGACTCGATCAGCCAGAACAGCGAAGAGATCTACGATCTGTGGCGCAAGGACATGATGCTCAAAACCAAAAACGACTCCATCGCGGCCCGTTACGAAGAACTCGCCAGCGATCCCAGCGAGAGCGCCTTTCTAAAAGCGTGTTTTGCGAACCAGATCCTGGAAGGGATCTACTTTTACAGCGGATTCACCTACATCTACACCCTCGCCCGTTCGGGAAAAATGCTGGGATCGGCACAAATGATCCGCTTCATCCAGCGCGACGAGGTGACGCACCTGGTGCTGTTCCAGAACATCATCAACACCCTGCGCCGCGAACGGAGCGACCTCTTCACCGAAAAACTGATCGAAGAGGTCTACGACATGTTCCGCAAGGCTGTCGAACTCGAAACCGCCTGGGGGAAATACATCACGCAGGGGCAAATCCTCGGTCTGACCAACGAGATCGTCGAGCAGTACATCCAGTACCTCGCCGACCAGCGCCTGAGCGCCGTCGGACTCAAGCCCCTCTACGGCGTCTCCCATCCGATCAAATGGGTTGATGACTTCTCCAAATTCAACGACCAGAAAACCAACTTCTTCGAAGGGACGGTCACCAACTACTCCAAAGGAAGCCTCAGTTTTGACGACTTCTAA
- a CDS encoding YifB family Mg chelatase-like AAA ATPase, translating to MKQLLCATFEGIDAKPVEVQFTATKGLPAFTIVGMANTAINESKERVKSALLGNGFTFPPKRLTVNLAPSDLRKEGSHFDLAIAALIALGSGEESTEGWYVFGELGLDGSVTENALLYPIILSLANQGSIRRAIVPEVSIAKLSKIPGISFYGVSSLTQTLELLRGVAAPEPAECSSFDFERLDHEGEPYFYHEEYPLDFRDIRGQEHAKRSALIAAAGMHNLLLEGSPGSGKSMIAKRLRHILPPLHNHEMLDCAKLEILEGKEPSFTPLRPFRSPHHTSTGASIFGGGTHKAQIGEVGLAHNGILFFDELPHFSKTVLEALREPLEDRRIRISRVNAKVTYEADFLFVAAMNPCPCGNLFSTTTPCRCSDTEIARYRARLSDPFLDRIDLYVQMHPISAEDKPGLPSREFHARVREAFLRQKHRGQHRLNGALSDEEVARHCTLDPEGHQVVDQAIGRFGLSFRAVTRLLKVARTIADLEASDDIRKSHLLEALSFRRRS from the coding sequence ATGAAACAGCTACTGTGCGCCACATTCGAGGGGATCGACGCCAAACCCGTCGAAGTCCAGTTCACCGCGACCAAAGGGCTCCCCGCCTTTACCATCGTCGGAATGGCCAATACCGCCATCAACGAATCCAAAGAGCGGGTGAAATCGGCCCTGCTGGGAAACGGCTTCACCTTTCCCCCCAAACGCCTCACCGTCAATCTCGCACCCAGCGACCTGCGCAAGGAGGGGTCCCATTTCGATCTGGCCATCGCGGCGCTGATCGCCCTGGGAAGCGGTGAAGAATCGACCGAAGGATGGTATGTGTTCGGGGAGCTCGGGCTGGACGGCAGCGTAACCGAAAACGCCCTCCTCTATCCGATCATACTCTCGCTGGCCAATCAAGGCTCGATACGCCGCGCGATCGTCCCCGAGGTCAGTATTGCGAAACTCTCCAAAATCCCGGGGATCTCTTTTTACGGCGTTTCGAGTCTTACCCAAACCCTCGAGCTCCTTCGCGGCGTCGCCGCACCCGAACCCGCAGAATGTTCCTCGTTTGATTTCGAACGCCTCGATCACGAAGGAGAACCCTATTTCTATCACGAAGAGTATCCTCTCGATTTTCGCGATATCCGGGGACAGGAGCACGCCAAACGCTCTGCCCTCATCGCCGCGGCGGGGATGCACAATCTGTTGCTCGAAGGCTCTCCCGGAAGCGGGAAATCGATGATTGCCAAACGCCTCCGCCACATTCTCCCCCCGCTGCACAACCACGAAATGCTCGATTGTGCCAAACTCGAAATCCTGGAGGGAAAAGAACCCTCTTTCACCCCTCTGCGACCGTTTCGATCACCCCACCACACGAGTACCGGGGCCAGCATCTTCGGAGGCGGAACCCACAAAGCCCAAATCGGCGAGGTGGGATTGGCACACAACGGCATATTGTTTTTCGACGAACTCCCCCATTTTTCGAAAACGGTGCTTGAAGCGCTCCGTGAACCCCTCGAAGACCGTCGTATCCGCATATCCCGCGTCAACGCCAAAGTCACCTACGAAGCCGATTTTTTGTTCGTCGCGGCGATGAATCCCTGCCCCTGCGGCAATCTGTTCAGCACGACGACTCCCTGCCGCTGTTCCGACACCGAAATCGCCCGTTACCGCGCACGCCTCTCCGATCCGTTTCTGGATCGGATCGACCTGTACGTTCAGATGCATCCGATCAGCGCCGAGGACAAACCCGGCCTCCCCTCCCGGGAATTCCATGCCCGCGTGCGCGAAGCGTTCCTGCGTCAAAAACACCGGGGGCAGCACCGCCTAAACGGTGCCTTGAGCGACGAAGAAGTGGCCCGGCATTGCACCCTCGACCCCGAAGGCCATCAGGTGGTCGATCAGGCGATAGGACGCTTCGGACTCTCATTCCGGGCGGTCACGCGACTGCTCAAAGTCGCCCGCACAATTGCCGATCTCGAAGCGAGCGACGATATCCGAAAAAGCCACCTTCTCGAAGCGCTGAGCTTCCGGCGACGCTCATGA
- a CDS encoding carbon-nitrogen hydrolase family protein: MTTSNSRSVVSLCFPTDPDFDTNLERLRSLITQAPEDAIVVAPEVCLSGFAYDRFDEAADFTVQALDALLGCAGERLVIFTAITRTDKGMFNVAYALHAGRIVHTQAKAKLFALGGEEKYFLPGNDRDIVPFEFEGIRIGLLICFELRFKTLWQRLEGCDLIAVCAQWGKLRSEHFLTLTNALAVMNQCYVVASDAANEDTSGMSGIITPFGGEIRNNGSQLLASRYEARTVASMRRYLDVGIA; encoded by the coding sequence TTGACGACTTCTAATTCCCGCAGCGTCGTCTCGCTCTGCTTTCCGACCGATCCCGATTTCGATACCAACCTTGAGCGGCTTCGCTCCCTCATTACCCAAGCCCCCGAAGACGCGATCGTGGTCGCCCCCGAAGTGTGCCTCAGCGGCTTCGCATACGACCGTTTCGACGAAGCGGCCGATTTTACGGTCCAGGCGCTCGATGCCCTCTTGGGATGCGCGGGAGAGCGTCTTGTGATCTTTACCGCCATCACCCGCACCGACAAGGGGATGTTCAACGTCGCCTACGCCCTCCACGCGGGGCGTATCGTCCATACGCAGGCCAAAGCCAAACTGTTTGCCCTCGGGGGCGAAGAGAAATATTTTCTCCCGGGAAACGACCGCGACATCGTCCCCTTCGAGTTCGAGGGGATCCGTATCGGTCTCCTGATCTGTTTCGAGCTCCGCTTCAAAACCCTGTGGCAACGGCTCGAAGGGTGCGATCTTATCGCCGTGTGCGCACAGTGGGGAAAACTGCGCAGCGAACACTTCCTTACCCTCACCAACGCGCTGGCCGTGATGAACCAGTGCTACGTGGTCGCTTCGGACGCGGCCAACGAAGATACCAGCGGCATGAGCGGCATCATCACCCCTTTTGGCGGAGAGATCCGCAACAACGGCTCCCAACTGCTGGCTTCGCGCTATGAAGCCCGTACGGTCGCTTCGATGCGCCGATACCTCGACGTAGGAATAGCATGA
- a CDS encoding class I SAM-dependent methyltransferase codes for MNDQREFWNERFSKEGYFYGLEPNRYVASHIDAFTAPAKILFLGEGEGRNAIYAAQRGHNVTALDASDVGLAKCAERAKSANLTLELIHTDLEVWEPAETYDAVMCSFLHLPEPLRSDVYTKVLGILKSGGLFAGEFFSIAQMPRTTGGPKDETLLYTADALRSILANHPCDILELIECDTDLSEGRGHVGIASVVRMAVRKS; via the coding sequence ATGAACGATCAGCGCGAATTCTGGAACGAACGGTTTTCCAAGGAGGGGTACTTTTACGGCCTTGAGCCCAACCGCTACGTCGCTTCCCATATCGACGCCTTCACCGCACCTGCCAAAATCCTTTTCCTGGGAGAAGGGGAAGGGCGCAATGCGATTTACGCCGCGCAGCGCGGCCATAACGTCACCGCGCTGGACGCAAGCGACGTAGGGCTGGCCAAATGTGCCGAACGGGCCAAATCCGCCAACCTTACTCTCGAACTGATCCATACCGATCTGGAGGTATGGGAACCGGCTGAAACGTACGATGCCGTAATGTGCTCGTTCCTCCATCTTCCCGAACCGCTCCGCAGCGACGTCTACACGAAAGTGCTCGGCATTCTCAAAAGCGGCGGTCTTTTTGCCGGAGAGTTCTTCTCGATCGCTCAGATGCCCCGTACGACGGGAGGGCCCAAAGACGAAACGCTCCTCTACACTGCCGATGCTCTGCGCTCCATCCTCGCAAACCACCCTTGCGACATTCTGGAGCTGATCGAATGCGACACCGACCTCAGCGAGGGAAGAGGGCACGTCGGTATCGCCTCGGTAGTACGGATGGCGGTACGAAAATCATGA
- a CDS encoding protein-L-isoaspartate(D-aspartate) O-methyltransferase has protein sequence MNIDRITAIKTTRMAEEISKKFPLRPVVRDAIIHTNREAFVPLAMRHNAYRLDALPIGAQQYISSPLTVAKMTQYLSPEGCDSVLEIGCGSGYQAAVLSKIFRRVFTIERIESLLLEAKERFRHLKLGNIHTRTDDGQNGWEQYAPYDRILFSASAKTVPQKLFDQLREGGILIAPVEKGREQVITRFTKQGGKIHEDALEICDFVPVLDGVVRK, from the coding sequence ATGAACATCGACCGCATCACCGCCATCAAAACAACGCGCATGGCCGAGGAAATTTCGAAAAAATTCCCTCTGCGCCCCGTCGTACGCGACGCGATCATCCACACCAACCGCGAAGCGTTCGTCCCGCTGGCGATGCGTCACAATGCCTACCGCCTCGATGCACTGCCCATCGGTGCGCAGCAATACATCTCCTCGCCGCTCACCGTTGCCAAAATGACGCAGTACCTCAGTCCCGAAGGGTGCGACAGTGTCCTTGAAATCGGATGCGGCAGCGGCTATCAGGCGGCGGTCCTCTCCAAAATCTTCCGCCGCGTCTTTACGATCGAGCGGATCGAATCGCTGCTGCTCGAAGCCAAAGAACGGTTCCGCCATCTGAAGCTGGGAAACATCCACACCCGTACCGACGACGGGCAAAACGGATGGGAGCAGTACGCCCCGTATGATCGGATTTTATTTTCGGCTTCGGCCAAAACGGTCCCCCAAAAGCTCTTCGACCAGCTCCGGGAGGGGGGAATCCTGATCGCCCCGGTCGAAAAAGGACGAGAACAGGTCATCACCCGCTTTACGAAGCAGGGGGGTAAAATCCACGAGGACGCCCTCGAAATCTGCGATTTCGTCCCCGTACTCGATGGGGTGGTGCGCAAATGA
- a CDS encoding DUF748 domain-containing protein yields MKKLLIFKSLSAGLLLYGVVGFFAVPYAIKNVVPQKVSEATKGGQLSVRSAAFNPFTFHLKLEGVVFKTPRGGDLFAMKQMALNADPLDYLWRGGWVVKHVVLNEPEIAIHRGKDGAFNFAFLTEPGSSQESEKGPSEPPKLLIKRFVLKDGALDYRDYAKGKAYTLGVGPIGFSLDNIDLRDLSAAEGKLRLYASINDGGFVDLKGKLDALSPLKIGGSVAFDSGKLYTPWRYFRDQFPIEVADGSAAFGFDYRFDGSDVNATEISRLRFDVNRLRIIPKGENRNLLTLGSLRLSDGKLLPMRRHFEAGSLALEGLNVSATRGADGEIDWLRYAGKIQKAFPADPAKKTAPSVPWDFRIGSVSLAGTGLVWNDNAPQHPYTLSLSNGRLRTGAVTADPKKPLELSLATDAIRMVRSADGASVAGIDAIAVDGVSIRREGRFAEVGKVSLSAPEISLKRLRDGSIDLMGYLYRPAHPAAVSPRETNDAGGWGYRVGEISLSDARASLVDEVPARKVVLGIDRLNATLRGFESNPDTPNDFALNGRLNALSTLEFNGKFVRSSLNSSGMFDVRHLNLAWFDPYLEPSTYASLRRGDLSVSGNYGYTGSRATVKGKLALNDWVLNDTRDDSVLLGWNTIGVTPFAYAYPDNRLKINHLAIDGLYVNALIDEKKVLNFSTLAKAQRKEGGKASGGSSGNPFGLDVVKLLVRDSSATFSDRSLPLPFKTYIHDLEGSVMGISTTKNVTTFVKLRGGVDQYGLAKIDGQLNTKAPKRFTDLKVAFDNLDLPRYTPYSLQFLGYRIDGGKLFLNLGYKIDEGQLKGENKVVIRQIELGEEKEGGSPWPMRLVVALLEDSDGVIDIDLPVVGDVNKPDFKYGQVVWQVITNLFTKAVTSPFRLLGSLLGIEDDSLASIDFEGGSALLQPPQREKLDKLVTVLQKRPKLNLEVYGGWNDEADGYALRGEKLLSQALKTDKTLKADSPNALPLDVLEEMAEDALERKELRALRGELEKKYPEEAAYVRHYSAALIERLIPLQPLQPQELEALAQRRSEAIHAHLAKTAGMEKRIVLKGSEKAALGQTKEVPVRMNVIVP; encoded by the coding sequence ATGAAAAAATTGCTCATTTTCAAGTCACTGTCGGCGGGGCTCCTCCTTTACGGCGTCGTGGGCTTTTTCGCCGTTCCCTACGCTATCAAAAACGTCGTTCCCCAAAAAGTTTCCGAAGCGACGAAGGGGGGGCAGTTGTCGGTTCGCTCCGCCGCGTTCAATCCGTTTACGTTTCATCTGAAACTCGAGGGGGTGGTATTTAAAACTCCCCGGGGCGGAGACCTTTTTGCCATGAAACAAATGGCTCTCAACGCCGATCCGCTCGATTATCTCTGGAGAGGGGGATGGGTAGTCAAGCACGTCGTCTTGAACGAACCCGAAATCGCGATTCACCGTGGGAAAGACGGTGCGTTCAATTTTGCCTTCCTGACCGAGCCCGGATCGTCGCAGGAGAGCGAGAAGGGCCCTTCCGAACCGCCGAAACTCCTGATCAAACGATTCGTTCTCAAAGACGGTGCGCTCGATTACCGCGATTATGCAAAGGGAAAAGCCTACACCCTGGGGGTCGGGCCGATCGGATTTTCGCTCGATAACATCGATTTGCGCGATCTTTCGGCCGCCGAAGGGAAGCTCCGCCTTTACGCCTCGATTAATGATGGGGGTTTTGTCGATCTCAAAGGGAAACTTGACGCGCTTTCGCCGTTGAAAATCGGGGGCAGCGTCGCGTTCGATTCGGGGAAACTCTATACCCCCTGGCGCTATTTTCGGGATCAATTTCCGATCGAGGTTGCCGACGGCAGTGCCGCGTTCGGATTCGATTACCGCTTTGACGGCAGCGACGTCAACGCCACCGAAATCTCGCGGCTCCGTTTCGACGTCAACCGGCTGCGGATCATCCCCAAGGGGGAAAACCGTAACCTGCTGACCCTGGGGTCACTCCGTTTGAGCGACGGAAAGCTCCTTCCGATGCGTCGGCATTTCGAGGCGGGGTCGCTGGCGCTGGAAGGGTTGAACGTGAGTGCGACCCGCGGGGCCGACGGAGAGATCGACTGGCTCCGATACGCGGGCAAAATTCAAAAGGCGTTTCCGGCCGATCCGGCGAAGAAAACCGCCCCCTCCGTCCCGTGGGATTTCCGGATCGGGAGCGTTTCGCTGGCGGGAACCGGTCTGGTGTGGAACGACAACGCCCCGCAGCACCCTTACACCCTGAGCCTTTCGAACGGCCGGCTGCGTACGGGGGCAGTCACCGCCGATCCCAAAAAGCCGCTGGAGCTTTCGCTCGCAACCGACGCGATCCGGATGGTTCGCAGCGCTGATGGGGCAAGCGTCGCCGGGATCGATGCGATTGCGGTCGACGGGGTGAGTATCCGTCGCGAAGGACGGTTTGCGGAGGTGGGGAAAGTGAGCCTTTCGGCTCCCGAAATTTCGCTCAAACGGCTCAGGGACGGATCGATCGATCTGATGGGGTATCTTTACCGCCCTGCGCACCCCGCCGCCGTATCGCCGCGAGAGACGAACGACGCAGGGGGCTGGGGTTACCGGGTCGGAGAGATTTCCCTGAGCGATGCCCGGGCATCGCTCGTCGACGAAGTTCCCGCCCGAAAAGTCGTGCTCGGGATCGATCGGCTCAACGCCACGCTCAGAGGATTCGAGAGCAACCCCGATACGCCCAACGATTTCGCGCTGAACGGACGGCTCAACGCCCTGAGCACCCTGGAATTCAACGGGAAGTTCGTCCGCTCGTCGCTCAACAGCAGCGGTATGTTCGACGTCCGCCATCTCAATCTTGCATGGTTCGATCCCTATCTTGAACCTTCCACGTACGCATCGCTGCGGCGCGGCGATCTCTCCGTTAGCGGAAACTACGGCTACACGGGATCACGTGCGACGGTAAAAGGGAAACTTGCGCTCAACGACTGGGTACTCAACGATACGCGCGACGATTCGGTGTTGCTGGGATGGAATACGATCGGCGTCACCCCTTTTGCCTACGCCTATCCCGACAACCGGCTCAAAATCAACCATCTTGCCATCGACGGCCTCTACGTCAATGCTCTCATCGACGAGAAAAAGGTGCTCAATTTCTCGACATTGGCCAAAGCGCAGCGCAAAGAGGGCGGCAAAGCTTCAGGCGGATCGTCGGGCAACCCGTTCGGTCTGGATGTGGTCAAACTCCTCGTGCGCGACAGCAGCGCCACCTTCAGCGACCGTTCGCTCCCGCTGCCGTTCAAGACGTACATCCACGATCTCGAAGGCTCGGTGATGGGGATTTCGACGACGAAAAACGTTACCACCTTCGTCAAGCTCCGAGGGGGTGTCGACCAATACGGCCTGGCCAAAATCGACGGGCAGCTCAACACGAAGGCGCCGAAACGCTTTACCGACCTCAAGGTGGCGTTCGACAACCTCGATCTTCCCCGTTATACCCCCTACTCCCTCCAGTTCCTGGGATACAGGATCGACGGCGGGAAGCTTTTCCTGAACCTGGGGTACAAGATCGATGAAGGGCAGCTCAAGGGGGAGAACAAAGTGGTCATCCGCCAGATCGAGCTGGGAGAGGAAAAAGAGGGGGGCAGCCCGTGGCCGATGCGGCTGGTGGTTGCCCTGCTCGAAGATTCCGACGGGGTCATCGACATCGATTTGCCGGTGGTGGGGGACGTCAACAAACCCGATTTCAAATACGGTCAGGTGGTGTGGCAGGTGATCACGAACCTCTTTACCAAGGCGGTGACCTCGCCGTTCAGGCTCCTGGGATCGTTGCTCGGGATCGAGGACGATTCGCTCGCTTCGATCGATTTCGAAGGGGGATCGGCTCTGCTGCAGCCGCCGCAGCGCGAAAAGCTCGACAAGCTCGTGACGGTACTCCAAAAACGGCCCAAGCTGAATCTCGAAGTCTACGGCGGATGGAACGACGAGGCCGACGGTTACGCCCTGCGCGGGGAAAAACTGCTCAGCCAGGCGCTCAAAACCGATAAAACCCTCAAAGCCGATTCGCCCAATGCGCTTCCGCTGGATGTTTTGGAGGAGATGGCCGAAGATGCGCTCGAGCGCAAAGAGCTCAGGGCGCTACGCGGTGAGTTGGAGAAAAAGTATCCCGAAGAGGCGGCTTACGTCCGCCACTACAGCGCGGCGTTGATCGAGCGGCTTATTCCCCTGCAGCCGTTGCAGCCTCAGGAACTCGAGGCACTTGCGCAGCGACGTTCCGAGGCGATTCACGCGCATCTGGCCAAAACGGCGGGGATGGAGAAGCGGATCGTTCTCAAAGGCAGCGAGAAAGCAGCCCTTGGACAGACCAAAGAGGTCCCCGTGCGGATGAACGTCATCGTTCCGTAA
- the def gene encoding peptide deformylase: protein MILPIITYPNKILKTVSSPVTEFDETLHRFLDDMFDTMMLSNGIGLAAIQVANPIRALILCIPDEEGNQPRERLIEIINPVIHNPRGTTLYQEGCLSVPGFYEDVERYETLTLHYQNRFGEACVLEADELLCIAIQHEIDHLDGKLFIEKLSYNRRKKFEKEYKRAQKEKK from the coding sequence ATGATTCTCCCGATCATCACCTACCCCAATAAGATTCTCAAAACCGTATCTTCCCCCGTCACCGAGTTCGACGAAACGCTGCACCGCTTCCTCGACGACATGTTTGACACGATGATGCTCTCCAACGGCATCGGCCTCGCCGCCATCCAGGTCGCCAATCCGATCCGCGCGCTGATACTGTGCATACCCGACGAAGAAGGGAACCAGCCGCGCGAGCGTCTGATCGAGATCATCAACCCGGTTATCCACAATCCGCGCGGCACCACGCTCTACCAGGAAGGGTGTCTGAGTGTTCCGGGGTTTTACGAGGACGTCGAACGCTACGAGACGCTGACGCTTCATTACCAGAACCGTTTCGGCGAAGCGTGCGTACTCGAAGCGGACGAACTGCTCTGCATCGCGATTCAGCATGAAATCGACCATCTCGACGGCAAACTGTTTATCGAAAAACTCTCCTACAACCGCCGAAAAAAATTTGAAAAAGAGTATAAACGGGCCCAAAAAGAGAAAAAATAG
- a CDS encoding YeiH family protein: MPFSPAKRKDTLSGILFVAIFAAAATMIAETSLIKNLGISPLVVGIVIGIFYANTLHNRIPSAWEGGITFSGKKILRFAIVFYGFRITFQEIAEVGMEGFMVSLIMLASTFVLGTWLGQKLFKMDRDTSMLTASGASVCGAAAVLATEPVLKAEEHKAAIAVSMVVLFGTIAMFLYPALYSAGVFAGMDDRTFGIFVGGTIHEVAQVVAVGGAYGKEASDAAVIVKMTRVIMIAPMLILLGMYLSYTARKSGAAGGGVKLVIPWFAVYFVGMAGVNSLLSQYGSAHAGEAIATTIQNAVSAINIIDTFLLTMAMTALGMGTRFAKFKGLGLAPLYTAGAMFAWLLIGGYFITMWVVATF, translated from the coding sequence ATGCCGTTTTCACCCGCAAAACGCAAAGACACCCTCAGCGGCATCCTTTTCGTGGCGATTTTCGCTGCGGCCGCCACGATGATCGCCGAGACGAGTCTCATCAAAAATCTCGGGATATCGCCGCTGGTCGTGGGGATCGTGATCGGTATCTTTTACGCGAATACCCTGCATAACCGCATCCCCTCCGCCTGGGAGGGGGGGATCACCTTTTCGGGGAAAAAGATCCTCCGTTTTGCGATCGTCTTTTACGGTTTCAGGATCACGTTCCAGGAGATCGCCGAGGTGGGGATGGAAGGATTTATGGTGTCGCTCATCATGCTTGCTTCGACGTTCGTTCTGGGGACCTGGCTGGGACAGAAGCTCTTTAAAATGGACCGCGACACGTCGATGCTGACAGCATCGGGAGCCTCCGTTTGCGGCGCGGCGGCGGTATTGGCGACCGAGCCCGTCCTCAAGGCCGAAGAGCACAAGGCGGCGATCGCCGTCTCGATGGTCGTACTGTTCGGAACGATCGCAATGTTCTTGTATCCGGCTCTTTACAGCGCGGGGGTATTCGCCGGGATGGATGACCGCACATTCGGTATTTTCGTCGGAGGGACAATCCACGAAGTGGCGCAGGTCGTCGCCGTCGGCGGTGCGTACGGAAAAGAGGCATCCGACGCGGCGGTGATCGTCAAAATGACCCGGGTCATCATGATTGCGCCGATGTTGATTCTGCTGGGGATGTATCTCTCCTACACGGCCCGCAAAAGCGGTGCGGCAGGGGGCGGAGTCAAGCTCGTGATCCCGTGGTTCGCGGTCTACTTTGTCGGGATGGCCGGTGTCAATTCCCTGCTGTCGCAGTACGGGTCGGCCCACGCGGGCGAAGCGATCGCGACGACGATTCAAAATGCCGTTTCGGCGATCAACATCATCGATACGTTTTTGCTGACCATGGCGATGACGGCGCTGGGGATGGGGACCCGCTTTGCGAAGTTCAAAGGGCTTGGGCTTGCCCCCCTCTACACCGCGGGAGCGATGTTCGCATGGCTTCTCATCGGCGGATATTTCATCACGATGTGGGTTGTAGCCACATTCTGA
- a CDS encoding arylesterase → MSRTPLLFALVLAALTIAFAIKQAASPAAPLPPLPNVILAFGDSLTYGTGAAKGESYPDRLAQRIGKNVINAGLPGEGSKEGLKRLKTLLDRHRPGLVLLCHGGNDILKKQDEKQMRRNLESMIRILQGRGIGVVLIAVPQFSLIGLDAHPAYEEIAERFAVPIEKERLSEVLGDNRTKSDYVHPNAAGYAQIAEAVEKVLREHYRVE, encoded by the coding sequence ATGAGCCGCACGCCGCTCCTCTTCGCGCTCGTTCTCGCCGCGCTGACGATTGCCTTCGCGATTAAACAAGCGGCCTCTCCCGCCGCTCCTCTCCCCCCGCTTCCGAACGTGATCCTGGCCTTCGGCGATTCGCTCACCTACGGTACGGGCGCCGCCAAAGGAGAAAGCTATCCCGACCGGCTCGCACAGCGGATCGGAAAAAACGTCATCAATGCGGGCCTTCCCGGAGAAGGTTCCAAAGAGGGGCTCAAGCGGCTAAAGACGCTCCTCGATCGGCACCGTCCGGGGCTCGTGCTGCTCTGCCACGGTGGAAATGACATCCTGAAAAAACAAGACGAAAAACAAATGCGCCGTAACCTCGAATCGATGATCCGGATCTTGCAGGGTCGGGGTATCGGCGTGGTGCTGATCGCCGTCCCGCAATTCTCCCTGATCGGCCTGGACGCTCATCCGGCATACGAAGAGATCGCCGAACGCTTCGCCGTCCCGATCGAAAAAGAGCGCCTCTCGGAGGTACTGGGCGACAATCGGACCAAAAGCGACTACGTCCACCCCAATGCGGCGGGATATGCACAAATCGCCGAAGCGGTCGAGAAGGTGTTGCGGGAACACTATCGGGTAGAGTGA